Proteins encoded within one genomic window of Kibdelosporangium phytohabitans:
- a CDS encoding 4-carboxy-4-hydroxy-2-oxoadipate aldolase/oxaloacetate decarboxylase, protein MTTLDGDTPELLTLGTATLYEASGLDCFLDAAFRPAWEGAQVVGRAVPVSAQIGDNLALHHGIEAAGPGDVLVVDAGGAPFGYWGEVMAVAAQARGIRGLVIDGGVRDTQQLALLGFPAFSTAISIRGTVKQWPGTVGLPISLRGRVVRHGDIIVADRDGIVALPAVEYDRVLDASRARSAKEVSFMDRLRSGETTLDVYDFRRLGSPIRAEVNP, encoded by the coding sequence ATGACCACTTTGGACGGGGACACGCCGGAACTGTTGACACTGGGCACGGCCACCCTGTATGAGGCTTCCGGTCTCGACTGTTTCCTGGACGCCGCGTTCCGACCGGCCTGGGAGGGTGCGCAGGTGGTCGGCCGCGCGGTGCCGGTATCGGCGCAGATCGGCGACAACCTCGCGCTGCACCACGGAATCGAGGCAGCCGGTCCCGGCGATGTGCTCGTCGTGGACGCCGGTGGCGCGCCCTTCGGGTATTGGGGCGAGGTGATGGCCGTCGCGGCGCAGGCACGTGGCATCCGGGGTCTGGTCATCGACGGCGGCGTGCGGGACACGCAGCAGCTCGCGTTGCTGGGCTTCCCGGCGTTCAGCACCGCGATATCGATCCGCGGGACGGTCAAACAATGGCCGGGCACAGTGGGGCTCCCGATCAGCCTGCGCGGCAGGGTGGTCCGCCACGGCGACATCATCGTGGCCGACCGGGATGGGATCGTCGCGCTTCCGGCAGTGGAGTACGACCGCGTCCTGGACGCGTCCCGCGCCCGTTCGGCGAAGGAGGTGTCCTTTATGGATCGACTCCGTTCTGGTGAGACGACGCTGGACGTCTACGACTTTCGTCGTCTCGGCTCCCCGATCCGTGCTGAGGTGAACCCATGA
- a CDS encoding RraA family protein: MSDPILDRFAVLGTATVSDALDKLKRPGSLIGLAPLADGQRMIGRAFTVRYVSAQVPAGTVGDYIDQVEPGQVVVLDNDGRLDCTVWGDILTAVAHQRGISGTVIEGVCRDTHRALSIGYPIYSRGRFMRTGKDRVEVAEERGPVTIGGVTVRHGDLLIGDSDGVVVIPRDCEEQVLETAEMIHTREEAILAAALSGVTIAEARAKYGYHDLQRADT; the protein is encoded by the coding sequence ATGTCCGACCCCATCCTCGACCGGTTCGCCGTGCTCGGCACCGCGACCGTCTCCGACGCCCTCGACAAGCTCAAGCGTCCGGGCAGCCTGATCGGGCTGGCTCCGCTGGCGGACGGTCAGCGCATGATCGGCCGCGCGTTCACCGTTCGGTACGTGAGCGCGCAGGTCCCGGCCGGGACCGTCGGCGACTACATCGACCAGGTCGAGCCGGGCCAAGTGGTCGTGCTCGACAACGACGGCCGGCTCGATTGCACCGTGTGGGGCGACATTCTCACTGCGGTGGCGCACCAGCGCGGCATTTCGGGCACGGTGATCGAAGGCGTCTGCCGCGACACGCACCGGGCGCTGTCCATCGGTTACCCGATCTACAGCCGCGGTCGCTTCATGCGCACCGGCAAGGACCGGGTCGAGGTGGCCGAAGAACGCGGACCGGTGACCATCGGCGGCGTGACCGTCCGGCACGGCGACCTCCTGATCGGCGACTCCGACGGCGTCGTGGTGATTCCACGAGACTGCGAGGAACAGGTGCTGGAGACCGCCGAAATGATCCACACGCGCGAGGAGGCGATCCTCGCCGCTGCTCTCAGCGGCGTGACGATCGCCGAAGCTCGCGCGAAGTACGGCTACCACGACCTGCAGCGGGCGGACACATGA
- a CDS encoding RraA family protein, with amino-acid sequence MSPEEIVAALRGLDSCAVSDALDTVGLPGAVTALTPMWPAGTVLAGRVRTVTAAPKATAGPATHIATPLVAITEPDDVVVIDNHGRTDVSCWGGLLAEAAVRRGVAGVIVDGACRDVQESEALALPIFARTAVPVSARGRIVQEAMDERIQVAGVSVAAHDYVIADVNGVVFIAAGDADRVIGLAQRIAEREARMAEAVRSGRDVQEVMHDSQFPTVTAEQR; translated from the coding sequence ATGTCTCCCGAAGAAATCGTCGCCGCACTGCGCGGACTCGACAGCTGTGCGGTTTCCGACGCATTGGACACTGTCGGGCTGCCCGGCGCGGTCACCGCGCTGACCCCGATGTGGCCCGCGGGCACGGTCCTGGCGGGGCGTGTGCGCACCGTCACCGCCGCCCCCAAGGCGACGGCCGGACCGGCGACTCACATCGCGACGCCGCTGGTGGCGATCACCGAGCCGGACGACGTGGTGGTGATCGACAACCACGGCCGTACGGATGTGTCCTGCTGGGGCGGCCTGCTCGCCGAGGCGGCGGTACGGCGTGGTGTGGCGGGCGTCATCGTCGACGGTGCCTGCCGTGACGTTCAGGAGAGCGAGGCGCTCGCGCTCCCGATCTTCGCGCGGACGGCCGTTCCGGTCAGCGCGCGGGGGCGCATCGTGCAGGAAGCCATGGACGAGCGGATCCAGGTGGCCGGTGTATCGGTGGCCGCGCACGACTACGTGATCGCCGACGTCAACGGAGTCGTCTTCATCGCCGCCGGTGACGCCGACCGCGTCATCGGCCTCGCCCAGCGCATCGCGGAACGCGAAGCCCGGATGGCCGAGGCCGTCCGCTCGGGCCGCGACGTGCAGGAAGTCATGCACGATTCCCAGTTCCCCACGGTCACCGCGGAGCAGCGCTGA
- a CDS encoding amidohydrolase family protein, producing MIIDVHGHMSAPDAFYAWKASLLSHRGAHGGKPPAISDDALVAAYHHPHPSFGDISHLSHLDGAGIELQMISPRPFQMMHSERPAKLVQWFTEETNNLIHRATELFPGRFKGVAGLPQSPDLTPREWTAELRRTVTELGFVGAMLNTDPHEGTETPLALGDRYWYPVYEVLCELDVPVLLHAAGCKPPAREPYSLHFIQEETVAVWSLVNANVLKDFPELKVIVSHGGGAIPYQVGRFLPSVVRTGVSYLDKLRQLHFDSCLYTKDSLELLMKVVGTDRVLFGSEKPGTGSQIDPATGRWFDDIHLLIDDIDWLGDECRADVLENNARALFRL from the coding sequence GTGATCATCGACGTCCACGGCCACATGTCCGCGCCGGACGCCTTCTACGCCTGGAAGGCCTCGCTGCTCTCGCACCGCGGCGCGCACGGCGGCAAACCACCGGCCATCAGCGACGACGCGCTCGTTGCCGCGTATCACCACCCGCATCCGAGCTTCGGGGACATCTCGCACCTCTCGCACCTCGACGGCGCGGGGATCGAGCTGCAGATGATCTCGCCCCGCCCGTTCCAGATGATGCACAGCGAGCGGCCGGCGAAGCTCGTGCAGTGGTTCACCGAGGAGACGAACAACCTCATCCACCGCGCGACCGAGCTGTTTCCCGGCCGGTTCAAGGGCGTTGCCGGACTCCCGCAAAGCCCGGACCTGACGCCCCGGGAGTGGACCGCCGAGTTGCGTCGCACGGTGACCGAACTCGGCTTCGTCGGCGCGATGCTCAACACCGATCCGCACGAGGGCACGGAAACCCCGCTGGCGCTGGGGGACCGGTACTGGTACCCGGTGTACGAGGTCCTGTGCGAACTCGACGTGCCCGTGCTCCTGCACGCGGCCGGGTGCAAGCCACCCGCCCGGGAGCCGTACAGCCTGCACTTCATCCAGGAAGAGACCGTGGCGGTGTGGAGCCTGGTCAACGCCAACGTGCTCAAGGATTTCCCTGAGCTGAAGGTGATCGTCTCGCACGGCGGGGGAGCGATCCCGTACCAGGTGGGCCGGTTCCTGCCGTCAGTCGTGCGCACCGGAGTGTCCTATCTAGACAAACTGCGCCAGTTGCATTTCGACTCATGCTTGTACACGAAGGACAGTCTTGAGCTGCTCATGAAGGTCGTCGGCACTGACCGGGTGCTGTTCGGATCGGAGAAGCCGGGGACCGGTTCGCAGATCGACCCTGCGACCGGCCGCTGGTTCGACGACATCCACCTGCTCATCGACGACATCGACTGGCTCGGCGACGAGTGTCGCGCCGACGTCCTTGAGAACAACGCACGCGCACTCTTCCGGTTGTGA
- a CDS encoding 4-hydroxyphenylacetate 3-hydroxylase family protein, with product MDISGATGALTGEQYKRSLHDGREVWLDGKRVENVAEHPALQPTVDEFARLLDLRFATPEARQATLFKSEETGNEVSYAFSLPKNREELRAKFAASEWWMRESLGQLGRSPDFMSNVVAGLVDYADELEQNREGFGENARNYHRFAMENDLVLTHALGDPQIDRSASPLDDPDLALRVVEEREDGVILRGAKQLATLAPFSHEVLVYLNGVTAARGAEDFVIWFALPMNTPGLKILLREPLGAPQSGHAHPLGNRYDEQDAMLFFDDVFLPRERIFLLGDSLRALKGLSRINVWSLQSTHIRFLARMKFFTSVAKKLAHSIGVDTFRGIQEQLGELISYVQTLELAIKGAEADAIVTPAGHLAPGNSNGVGFWSADISARMVQILRQIAASGLIMQPTEADLANPELRPFLDLYMRGHDIGAAEKARLFRLGWELAGSSFGMRQELYEYLHRGDPGAGRTRLLRFYDTSATDARVDELISKPLTSA from the coding sequence ACCCGGCGCTGCAACCGACCGTCGACGAGTTCGCCCGCCTGCTCGATCTGCGTTTCGCCACCCCCGAGGCGAGGCAGGCGACGCTGTTCAAGTCGGAGGAGACCGGCAACGAAGTCAGCTACGCCTTTTCGCTGCCGAAGAACCGGGAGGAGCTGCGTGCCAAGTTCGCCGCGTCGGAATGGTGGATGCGCGAAAGCCTCGGGCAGCTCGGCCGTTCGCCCGACTTCATGTCGAACGTGGTCGCGGGCCTCGTCGACTACGCCGACGAGCTCGAACAGAACCGCGAGGGCTTCGGGGAGAACGCGCGGAACTATCACCGTTTCGCGATGGAGAACGACCTCGTGCTGACGCACGCCCTCGGCGATCCGCAGATCGACCGCAGCGCCAGCCCGCTCGACGACCCGGATCTCGCCCTGCGGGTCGTGGAGGAGCGCGAGGACGGCGTGATCCTGCGCGGGGCCAAGCAACTGGCCACGCTCGCGCCGTTCTCCCACGAGGTTCTGGTGTACCTCAACGGCGTCACAGCCGCGCGCGGCGCGGAGGACTTCGTGATCTGGTTCGCCCTGCCGATGAACACACCGGGGCTGAAGATCCTGTTGCGCGAACCGCTCGGCGCACCGCAGAGCGGACACGCGCACCCGCTGGGCAACCGGTACGACGAGCAGGACGCGATGCTGTTCTTCGACGACGTTTTCCTGCCGCGCGAACGCATTTTCCTGCTCGGCGATTCCCTGCGCGCGCTCAAGGGCCTGAGCAGGATCAACGTCTGGAGCCTGCAGAGCACGCACATCCGTTTCCTCGCCCGGATGAAGTTCTTCACCTCGGTGGCGAAGAAGCTGGCCCACTCCATTGGCGTCGACACGTTCCGCGGCATCCAGGAACAGCTCGGCGAACTGATTTCCTACGTCCAGACCCTCGAACTCGCGATCAAGGGCGCCGAGGCCGACGCGATCGTGACGCCTGCCGGGCACCTCGCTCCGGGCAACAGCAACGGCGTGGGCTTCTGGTCGGCGGACATCTCCGCGCGGATGGTGCAGATCCTGCGCCAGATCGCCGCTTCCGGCCTGATCATGCAGCCGACGGAAGCCGATCTCGCGAACCCCGAGCTGCGCCCGTTCCTGGACCTCTACATGCGCGGCCACGACATCGGCGCCGCCGAGAAGGCGCGGTTGTTCCGGCTCGGCTGGGAGCTCGCCGGGTCGAGTTTCGGGATGCGCCAAGAGCTTTACGAGTACCTGCATCGGGGTGACCCGGGAGCGGGCCGCACGCGGCTGCTGCGCTTCTACGACACGTCGGCGACGGACGCGCGCGTCGACGAACTCATCAGCAAGCCGCTCACGAGCGCCTGA